A window from Engraulis encrasicolus isolate BLACKSEA-1 chromosome 11, IST_EnEncr_1.0, whole genome shotgun sequence encodes these proteins:
- the prlra gene encoding prolactin receptor a produces the protein MRRNLVTDLIFLIVLVVAQAELHTPPGKPTITSCRSPEKETFSCWWEPGDTGGLPTTYRLFYRKENSDEVFECRDYHTAGINSCFFSKNETTIWVNYNISVVATNRLGRSYSDPLVVDVVYIVQPYTPENVTVSVEEDSRDPYLRISWEKPRNADTRSGWITLIYQLRIKLKNTDQWEEYDPGQQKVFNVFSPHSGGTYLVQVRCKPDHGLWSEWSPAAYAEVPDYLQRQRSVWIVIGIFAVLVFILLVWTLNLKRSRLIDCLLPPVPGPKIKGFDKTILKSGKSEDMYNALVLPGFPPPSSSSDYEDLLVEYLEVYDQEDQELMLDDGCKDLEQGGGCLKHKTSSDNDSGRGSCDSHTLLLEKCGGSGGGGGGRGLDSKERDEEEEPSSLESSQAEEAEAMTGTGTDIVIRIGNTTGTGETPSSTAESEEDGQPSGWPMLTTTTSPAHHHHHHHHKSPPTSPQLDYTSPPMPIDSKHHHHKVLTTVNSLDGKTGGVVVGGTPPGRPMEYVEVQKVHQQNVLLLRPLEEQQSTSSSSSAYITTSNEEVPEEDYSKVKAVTSDNMLLLLQEEAPSPPSPPSPPSPPSPTCLIDYQHGKDLEEPQQQLQQAGVFHSPTANAHPAGMQLTSNGYVDTSMVPTY, from the exons ATGAGAAGAAACCTTGTAACAGATCTCATCTTCTTGATCGTTCTTGTAGTGGCACAGGCAGAAC TTCACACACCTCCGGGTAAGCCAACGATCACCAGCTGCCGGTCGCCTGAGAAGGAGACCTTCTCGTGTTGGTGGGAGCCAGGTGACACAGGTGGTCTGCCCACCACCTACCGCCTCTTCTACCGCAAAGAGAA CTCTGACGAGGTGTTTGAATGTCGAGACTACCACACTGCGGGGATAAACTCTTGCTTCTTCAGCAAGAATGAGACCACCATCTGGGTGAACTACAACATCTCCGTGGTGGCTACCAATAGGCTGGGACGCAGCTACTCTGACCCTCTCGTGGTCGACGTGGTCTATATCG TTCAGCCGTACACTCCAGAGAATGTGACCGTGTCGGTGGAGGAAGACAGCCGGGACCCTTATCTGCGCATCTCGTGGGAGAAGCCACGCAACGCCGACACTCGCTCCGGGTGGATCACCCTCATCTACCAGCTGCGCATCAAGCTCAAGAACACGGACCAGTGGGAG GAATACGACCCCGGTCAACAGAAGGTCTTCAACGTGTTCAGTCCCCACTCAGGAGGGACCTACCTGGTGCAGGTCCGCTGCAAACCAGACCACGGCCTCTGGAGTGAATGGAGTCCTGCCGCATATGCCGAAGTACCAGACT ATCTCCAAAGGCAGCGGTCAGTATGGATCGTGATTGGCATTTTCGCCGTGTTGGTCTTCATCCTCCTCGTATGGACATTAAACCTAAAGAGAAGCCG TTTGATCGACTGTCTGCTACCCCCTGTGCCGGGACCGAAAATCAAAGGTTTTGATAAAACAATCCTCAAG AGTGGCAAGTCGGAGGACATGTACAACGCCCTGGTGCTGCCCGGCTtccctcccccgtcctcctcctccgatTACGAGGACCTGCTGGTGGAGTACCTGGAGGTGTACGACCAGGAGGACCAGGAGCTGATGCTGGACGACGGATGCAAGGACCTGGAGCAGGGCGGAGGCTGCCTGAAGCACAAGACCTCCTCCGACAACGACTCGGGCCGGGGCAGCTGCGACAGCCACACGCTGCTCCTGGAGAAGTGTGGTGgtagtggcggtggtggcgggGGCCGTGGGTTGGACAgcaaggagagggatgaggaggaggagccgtCATCCCTGGAGTCGTCCcaggcagaggaggcagaggcgATGACCGGAACCGGAACCGATATCGTAATCAGAATCGGAAATACGACCGGAACCGGAGAGACACCATCCAGCACAGCTGAGTCTGAGGAGGACGGGCAGCCCAGCGGTTGGCCAATGCTGACGACGACAACGTCAcctgctcaccaccaccaccaccaccaccacaagtctCCGCCGACTTCTCCACAACTAGACTACACCTCCCCGCCCATGCCCATTGACTccaagcaccaccaccacaaggTGCTCACCACCGTCAATAGCCTAGATGGCAAAACGggtggagtggtggtgggtggCACCCCCCCTGGTAGACCCATGGAGTACGTGGAGGTGCAGAAGGTCCACCAGCAGAACGTGCTGCTCCTCCGGCCCCTGGAGGAGCAGCagagcacctcctcctcctcctccgcctatATCACCACCAGCAACGAGGAGGTGCCAGAGGAGGACTACAGCAAGGTCAAGGCTGTGACCTCTGAcaacatgctgctgctgctgcaggaggaGGCGCCATCGCCCCCATCACCCCCATCGCCCCCATCGCCCCCATCGCCAACGTGCCTTATTGActaccagcatgggaaagacttggaggagccacagcagcagctgcagcaggctGGGGTTTTTCACAGCCCCACTGCCAACGCACACCCTGCTGGCATGCAGCTGACTTCTAATGGCTACGTGGACACGTCCATGGTGCCCACTTATTGA